The genomic interval GCCGAACGCCGGCGCCACGGCGATGCCGGCGCTGGTCGGCTTCGACCTCAACTTCCACACCCTGGCGAAGACGACGATCACCGGACTGTTCGGGCGTTAAGCCCGAGCGGACGCCATCCTGTTCGCTGCTGATTCCGGATTGCTCCGGTTATCAGCAACGACGGGATTGAAGCGTAAGGGCCAGGACGACCGCGACCGCGCCGGTCGTCTCGAAGGCCCTGTGATCAGTTGCTGGCTTCTGAGCTTCTGCTTGACGAGCTGCGCGTAATCGCGGCGGCCGGTCCGCTCGAAAGGCAGGGAATCTGGCGCCATGATCCGTCGGGGGCGCGTTCGTAGGAGCTGCATCCCGACGCCGTCGCTGCGGCCTCGCCGGCGTTGCGCTGATCCTGCTGACCGCGCGCCAGCGCCGGTGCGGCAGAGAGGCTCGACGCGACCAGCGCGCCGGCAAACAAAGCGGTCGTCCAAAGGTTGGTAGCTCGCATGTCCGGTCCTCCGTTATCGGAAACGCGGACGGAGTCCTGACGCGCGAATGTGACGATTTCTTGCAAATTGCGGCTCTCGCCGCGATCTTGCCTTAACGATCAACAAACAGCGCGGGCACTCAGTGCGCCCGCGCACCGATGGAACTCAGCGCGACAGCACAATGCGGCCTGCGGTGGTGCGGTCCTGCCAGTGATGGCGCACCAGTTCCGGGTCGACGTGGTGTTCCACCGGCCAGCCGACGCACAGATAGGCGATGAACTTCCAGGTCGGCGGCACGTCGAGCTCGGTGGTGATCGCCTCTGGATCAAGGATCGATACCCAGCCGACTCCGAGGCCGAGCGTCCGCGCGGCGAGCCAGAATGTCTCGATCATCGCCACAACGGAGTAATCGAGCGCTTCCGGCATGGTCTGGCGCCCGACGCCGAGACCCTGCGCCGTCTCGCGGTCGCAGAACAGCGCGAACTGCCGCGGCGCGACGTCGATGCCTTCGAGCTTGAGTTTGGCGTACAGCGCCGCACGGTCGCCCTGATACGCGCTCGCCGCCACCTCATTGCAGCGCAGGAAGTTGGCGCGGATCCGCGCCCGCGTCTCGGCCGAGTCGATGCTGATCCAGCGCCACGGCTGGCTGTTGCCGACTGAGGGCGCCAGCTGGGCGAGGTCGAGCAGCTGATCGATCAGCTCGGGCGCGACTGGATCGGTCTTGAAGCGGCGGACGTCGCGGCGCCACGCGATCAGCTCGGCGAACTTCTCCCGAAACGCTTCGTCGAACACCGGCGGGTTGGCGTTGGCGGCTGCGATCTCGGCCGGATCGGTCATCGCCGCCATCTTGCTCAGCACCGTACTCACAGCTTGCCCGCCAGCACGTCGGCGAGATCGGCGACGTCGGTGAGCAGCCGCGAAGCGGCGCGCACCAGCGGCACGGCGAGAATCGCGCCGGTGCCTTCGCCGAGCCGCAGCCGCAGATCGAGCAGCGGCGCGGCGTCCATTGCCTGCAGCGCGAGGTCGTGGCCGCGCTCGGCCGAGCGATGGGCGAATATGCAATAGTCGCGAGCTTCCGGCGCCAGCCGCACCGCGACCAGCGCCGCGGCGGTGGCGATGAAGCCGTCGACGATCACCGGCCGGCGCTGCGAGGCGGCGCCCAGCACCGCGCCGGCCATCATGGCAATCTCCAGCCCGCCGAATTCGGACAGCGCCTCCAGCGGTGCGGTGGCGGGGCTGCGCATCGCAGCCTTTTCGATCGCCGCCTTCTTCTTGGCCATGCCGTCGGCATCCTGGCCGGCGCCGATCCCGATGCTCTGGTCGAGCGGCGCCGGGCCGAGGCGGTGCAGCAGCAGCGACGACGAAGCCGTGTTGCCGATCCCCATTTCGCCGAGCGCGATCACGTCCGCCCCCGCGGCGATCTCGGCACGCGCCAGCTCGGCGCCGCGATCGAGCGCCTGGCAAGCCTCCGCGATGCTCATCGCCGGCTGACGCGCCGCGTTGGCGGTCCCCATCCGTACCTTGGCATCGATCAGATCGGGGTGCTTCGGCAGCTCGGCGGCGACACCGGCGTCGATCACTCGGACGTCGACATGGTTGGCGGCTGCGAATGCGTTCGCGGTGGCCTTGCCGGCCAGATAGGTCATTACCATCGCCACCGTCACGGCGGACGGATATTGCGACACGCCTTCTTCGGTCAGGCCATGGTCGCCGGCGAACACCATCAGCACCGCGTTGTCGGCGCGCGGCGGCTGCGGATGCCGCATCAAGGCCAGTTCGATGGCGAGGTCTTCGATCCGCCCGAGCGAGCCGAGCGGCTTGGCCTTGCCGTCCACCCGCGCCCGCAAGGTTGCTTTCAGCGACGGGTCGACCGGGGTGATCGACGGCGGCTGCCAGGTGACGAGGGTTTCGGTCGGCATCGGATGGTCCTTTGGTTCGGCAAGGCGCGCAACTGAGGCAAACGCGCAAGCCCGGTCAACACCACCTTCGCGTTGTTGACCCGCAACAGCGTCGCAGCTAGCGTGCCGGACGATGGTCCTTCCGCAAGGAAGGTGAAAAGGGAAGCCGGTGGGAGACGCGGTGCGTCTCGATCCCGGAGCTGCCCCCGCAACTGTAAGCGACGAGCCATCGCCGAGGCCACTGGGAATTCCTGGGAAGGCGGCGAATGGCGGCGACTCGCGAGCCAGGAGACCTGCCATCGCGTATTGTGCTTTGAAGGGTCGTCGGGGCGGGGTGCACCGGACGGAAGCAGTGCGGACGGCAAAGGCCTCTCCCGCGCGTTCCGACAAAGCTCGATAGCTGACGCGATGATTCGAGCCCGATGGATTCCGAGCCCCCTGCCGATGTGAGCGCCGATCCGCCGCGCGTGCTGCCCGGCGCGCCGGTGATCGTCAGCGTCTGCACCACCTGCAAGACGATCGACGGCGTCGCTGTCGGCGCGCCGATGCTGGAAGCCGTCCGCGCCGCGCTGGCGGGCGCCGGCGCGGTGCAGGTGCGCGCTGTGCAGTGCCTGTCCGCATGCAAGCGCGCCGCCACCGTCGCGGTGTCGAGCGAAGGCGGCTACACCTTCGTGTTCGGCGATCTCGACGGCGCCGGCGGCGCTGACGCTGTGGCGGCGTTCGTGGCCTCCTATCAGGACAGTCACTACGGTCTGGTGCCGTGGCGGCAGCGCCCGGAAGTCCTGCGCAAGGGCACCGTCGTCCGCCTGCCGCCGCCGCAATGGTCTCCCGACGATGGGCGGGCGCCGACATGAGCGCGTTGATCTCTACCCTGGTGCTCGGCGGCGCGCGCTCCGGCAAATCGGTGTTCGGCGAACGCCTGGTCGCCGAGAGCGGCTTGGCCAGGATCTATCTCGCGACCGCCACCGCCAGCGACGACGAAATGTCCGATCGCATCGCGCACCATCGCGTCCGCCGCGGCGAGGGCTGGACTACGATCGAGGAGCCGCTCGGCTTGGTCGATGCGCTGACCCAGCACGCCGGCCGCGGCCGCGCCGTGCTGGTCGATTGCCTGACGCTGTGGCTGTTCAACCTGATGGAAGCCGGCCGCGATCCCGAGGTCGAGGCGAGGCGGCTGGCGCGCTATCTCGGCGTCGCCGCCGGACCGATCGTGCTCGTCTCCAACGAAGTCGGCCTCGGCCTGGTGCCGGAGACGCCGCTCGGCCGCGCCTTCCGCGACGCGCAAGGCCGCCTCAATCAGACCATCGCTGCCGCGGTGCCCAACGTCGCCTTCATCGCCGCCGGCCTGCCGCTGTGGCTGAAACGCCAATCAGGAGAGTAGTTCATGACCGCCCGCGTTCCCGTTACGGTGCTCACCGGCTTTCTCGGCGCCGGCAAGACCACGCTGCTGCGCGCGCTGCTCAATCAGTCGAGCGGTCGCCGCATCGCAGTGATCGTCAATGAATTCGGCGATGCAGGTTTCGACGGCTCGCTGGTCGAGGATTGCGGCGCGTCGGTGTGCGCGCCGGGCGACATCGTCGAACTCACCAACGGCTGCATCTGCTGCACGGTCGCCGACGATTTCATCCCGACCATGGAAAAGCTGTTGAACCGCGAAACGCCGCTCGACGCGATCGTGATCGAAACCTCCGGGCTCGCACTGCCGCAGCCGCTGCTCAAGGCGTTCGCCTGGCCGGCGGTGAAGACCCGTGCCACTGCCGACGGCGTCGTCACGGTGGTCGATGCGCTGGCGCTGAGCGAAGGGCGGGTGCCGCTCGACGACGACGCGGTGAAGGCGCAGCGCGACGCCACGCATGACGATCCGATCGAGGAAGTGTTCGAAGATCAGCTCGCCTGCGCCGATCTGGTGGTGCTGTCGAAGAGCGACCTTGTGGCGCCCGATCAGCTTGCCGCGCTCGAAGCCAAGCTGGCGAGCCGGGTACGGCCGAACGTCCGCATCGTCCGCTCGCATGGCACGCTGGCGCCGTCGGTGCTGATCGGGCTCGATGCCGAGGCCGAGAATGATCTTGCATCCCGCGCCGGGCATCACGCCGAAGGCGAGGAGCACGATCACGACGATTTCGACTCGCTGGTGATCACCCCGCAGCCGGCGGAGACGCTGGACGCCATGAAGGCGCGGGTCGGCGATGCGCTGGGGCTCCAGGGCGTGCTGCGCGTGAAGGGCCATGCCCGTGTCGCCGGCAAGCCGGCACCGGTCGTGGTGCAGGCGGTCGGCTCGCGCATCGATCTCGCCTTCGCCCGCCCCGACGCCGAGCGTCCCGACCATCTGGTGGTAATCGGCCTCAAAGGCTTCGACGCCGACGCCGCCCGCCGCGCGCTGGCGGGGTAGTTCGTATGCCTCTCCCCGTCATTGCGAGGAGCGAAGCGACGAAGCAATCCAGGGGCACCGGCCCCGAGGCTGGATTGCTTCGCTTCGCTCGCAATGACGTGGAGAGGGCGGTCGCACAGCAACGGTGCTCCAAATGCACCTGAAGCTCGACACCAGCGTCAGCATCGACGACGGCGACGTTGCGCGCGATCTTGGTCAGGCGACGGCCGATATCGTGGTGTTGTCTGCGGCCGACAGCGATCTGGCGGCGTTCGGCGTGGCGCGGGCCGGGATGCCGGACGGCTATCCGACGCTCCAGCTCACCAATTTTCTGGCGCTCGGCCATCCGGCGTCGGTCGATCTTTATGTCGAGCGCACGCTGGCGAAAGCCAAGCTCGTCATCCTGCGGATGCTCGGTGGCGAGGCCTATTGGCCGCACGGCGTCGACAGTCTGCGGCGCGATGCGCTGGCGCGGGGCGCACAGTTCGTCTGTATTCCGGGCGAGATGGAGTGGAATGCGGAGTTGGCTGCGCGCAGCACCGCCGATCTCGACGATGCTCACGCGCTGTGGCGCTATTGCAGCGAGGGCGGCGCCGAGAACGTCCGCTTGGCGCTGCGCTACGCCGCCTGGATGATCCTGCGCGACGACTGCCCGCCGCCGCCGCGGCCGATGCCGGCCGCAGGGTTCTGGCCGGCCGAGCCGCCGCCATCGCAGCGCCGCCGCGCGTTGGTGATCTTCTATCGGGCGCTGGCGGCGAGCGGCGACACCGGGGCGATCGCGGCGCTGCGTGACGCTCTCGCCGCGCGTGATTTCGATCCAACCTGCATCTTCGTGACCAGTCTGAAGGATGCGCGCTCGATCGCGTTTCTTCGCAGCGTGCTCGCCGCGACGCCACCGGACGTCATCATCAACGCCACCGCGTTTGCGACCGCCACCGCCACGGATGACTCCGGTGTGCTGGCGTCGGCGGATTGCCCGATCCTGCAGGTGGCGCAGGCGGGGGTGACGCGCGAGCATTGGGAGCAATCCGGCCGCGGGCTCAATCCGCGCGACCTCGCCATGCATGTCGTACTGCCGGAGGTCGACGGCCGTGTCTTCGCCGGAGCCGTGGCCTTCAAGCAGCGCGGCGGCGATGCCGAATTCGCCCCGACCGTGTATCAGCCGCTGCAGGACCGGATCGATGCGGTGGCGGATCTGGCGCAGGCCTGGGTGCGGCTGCGGCATCAGCCGCGCGACCAACGCCGCGTCGCCATCGTGCTCGCCAATTATCCGAATCGCGATGGCCGGCTCGGCAACGGCGTCGGCCTCGACACCCCACAATCGCTGCACGACCTGCTGTTCACACTGCGGACGGAAGGCTATCTCACCCGCGAGCTGCCGGCCAACACGGCGGCGCTGATGGAGCAGCTACAGCGCGGCCCGACCAACGAACTGAAGAGCCGATCCGATCGGGAAGGCGGCGTGAGCTGGCCGGTGGCGGACTACGCGGCGGCGTTCGCGGAGCTGCCGCAGGCGGTGCGCGATGCGGTGACTGCACGGTGGGGCGCGCCGGAGCAGGATCCGCATGTCGCGGATGGGGACTTCCGTCTCGGCCTGCATCGCTTCGGCAACATCCTGGTCGGGGTGCAGCCGGCACGTGGCTATGCGATCGATCCGAAATCGAGCTTCCACGATCCCGAGCTGCCGCCGCCGCATCATTATGTGGCGTTCTATCTGTGGCTGCGGCAGGTGTTCGGCACCGAAGCGGTGATCCACCTCGGCAAGCACGGCAATCTCGAATGGCTGCCGGGCAAGAGCGCCGGGCTGTCGCGCGACTGTTTCCCGACTGCGCTGCTCGGGCCGCTGCCGCATCTCTACCCGTTCATCGTCAACGATCCCGGCGAGGGCATCCAAGCCAAGCGGCGCAGCGCTGCGGTGATCGTCGATCATCTGACGCCGCCGATGACTCGCGCCGAGCTGCATGACGAGATGGCGCGGCTGGAAGCGCTGGTCGACGAATATGCGATGGCGGCCGATCTCGATCCGACCCGCGCCGACGCCATCGCCGAGGACATCATTTCGTTGGCCCGGGCGACGCGGCTCGACGAAGACGTCGCGATCGATCGCGACACCGCAACGCTGGATGCGCTGCGCGCGATCGATGCGCATCTGTGCGATCTGAAAGAGATGCAGATCCGCGACGGGCTGCACGTATTCGGCCGCACGCCGCTCGCCGCCCAGCGCGACGAGCTGCTGGTGTCGATCGCGCGTCTGCCGCGCTCCGAACTGAAGCCGCAGGATGCCTCGCTGCATCGCGCGCTGGCACGCGACCTCGGACTAACCAACCCCGACGGGACCGAATTCGATCCGCTGACCCGCGATCTGGCTGTGCTCTATGCCGGCCCACGCCCAACAGTCCTCGCCGAGCTGAGTGATCGGCCATGGCGGACCCATGGTGACACCGTCGAGCGCGTCGAAACGTTGGCCTTGCGGTTGGTGTCGGCTCTTCATCAAGGTTCACCCTCTCCTGCGGGCGATGAGGAGAGACTGCCTCACACTCAGCCCGTGCTCGACTGGATCGCCACGTCGCTGCGTCCGGCGATCGAAGCGTCCGGCGATGCCGAGCGCGATGCACTGCTGCGCGGGCTCGATGGCCGGTTCATTCGGCCGGGGCCCTCCGGCGCGCCGACCCGCGGCCGGCCCGATGTGCTGCCGACGGGGCGTAATTTCTTCGCGGTCGATGTCCGCGCGGTGCCGACGCCGTCGGCGTGGCGGATCGGCCAGCTCGCCGCCGAGCGCCTGATCGAATCCTATTGGCAGGAGGCCGGCGAATGGCCGCGCTCGATCGCGCTGTCGGCGTGGGGCACCGCCAATATGCGCACCGGCGGCGACGATGTCGCGCAGGCGTTGGCGCTGATCGGTGCGCGGCCGACCTGGGAAGATGCCACCGGCCGCGTCACCGGCTTTGCGATCGTGCCGCTGTCGGAGCTGCGGCGGCCGCGCGTCGATGTCACCTTCCGCGTCTCCGGGCTGTTTCGTGACGCCTTCCCGGTGCAGATGGACCTGATTGCCAGCGCAATTGCAGCGGTTGCGGCGCTCGACGAACCTGATGACGCCAATCCGATCGCCGCGCAGGTCCGCGTCCGCAGCGACCAATTAGTTCGAACGGGTGTCGATCCCGAGCTGGCGAAGAAGCAAGCCGGCGCGCGGGTGTTCGGCGCGCGGCCGGGCACGTACGGAGCCGGGCTGCAGGCGATGATCGATGACGGCGGCTGGAATAATCGCGATGATCTCGCCGGCGCTTATCTCGCCTGGGGCGGCTATGCCTATGGGGCAGGGCAGGACGGCGCCGAGGCCGCCGATGCGTTCGCGGCGCGGCTGAAAGCAGTCGATCTGGTGGCGCAGGCGCAGGACAATCGCGAGCACGACATTCTCGATTCCGACGATTACTACCAGTTCATCGGCGGCCTTGCCTCCACGGTCGAAAGTCTGCGCGGGCAGGCACCGCGGATCGCCCATGTCGACACGTCTCGGCCCGAAGCGCCGCTGCCGCGGACGCTCGCGCATGAGATCTCCCGCGTGGTGCGGGGCCGCGCCGCCAACCCGAAGTGGATTCAGGGCGTGATGCGCCACGGCTACAAGGGCGCCTCCGAGATCGCCGCCACCGTGGACTATTTGTTCGGCTTTGCGGCTTCGACCGACGCCGTCGGCAACCGTCATTTCGACCTGCTGTTCGCCGCTTATCTCGAAGACGACGCGGTGCGCGAGTTTCTCCGCGACGCCAATCCGGCGGCGCTAGGCGATATCGTGGCGCGGTTCGACGAGGCGATCCGCCGCGGGCTGTGGACGCCGCGCTCCAACCGAGCGGCCGACCTGCTCGCCGAAATTCTCACCCCCAAGGAAGCTGCATGACCGATCCTCTGCCCGCCCGCGACGAAAACGTCCGCCACGCCGAGAAGGCGAAGAAGCGGAAAGCCGCGCACGACAAGAAGCTGCAGGGGATGACCGACAGCAAGGGGCTGATCATCGTCCACACCGGCACCGGCAAGGGGAAGACCTCGGCCGCGCTCGGCATGGTGTTCCGCCATATCGGCCACGGCATGCCGGTCGGCGTAGTGCACTTCACCAAGTCGGAGAAGTGGAACACCGGCGAGGCCAAGCTGCTGGCGAAGTTTCCGGAGCTCGCGACGCTGCACATCATGGGCGAGGGCTTCACCTGGGAAACACAGGACCGCGAACGCGACATCGCCGCGGCGCGCGCCGGCTGGGAGCGTGCCAAGGAATTGATCCGCGACGACCGCCATCGCATGGTGCTGCTCGACGAGCTGAACATCGTGCTGCGCTATGATTATCTGCCGATCGAAGAAATTGTCGCGGTGCTGCTCGACGAGAAGCCGGCCGACAAGCACGTGGTGATCACCGGCCGCAACGCCCACCCGGCGCTGATCGAGATCGCAGACCTCGTGACCGATATGACCCTGGTGAAGCACCCGTTCCGGACCGGCGTGAAGGCGCAAAAGGGCGTGGAGTTTTGAGCGCGCGGCCGAAGGTCGAGTGTCATTCCGGGGCGCCGCGCAGCGGCGAACCCGGAATCCAGAAGTGTAGAGCACCTCGAGATTCCGGGTTCGCGAACTTCGTTCGCGCCCCGGAATGACGTCGTGAGGAGTGACGCGGTATGACTCAGGTGACCCCCGCGCTGATGATCCAGGGCACCTGCTCCAATGCCGGCAAGTCGACGCTGGTGGCGGGGCTTTGCCGGGCGTTGGTGCGGCGGGGGCTCAAGGTCGCGCCGTTCAAGCCGCAGAACATGTCGAACAACGCTGCGGTGACGGTCGATGGCGGTGAAATCGGTCGGGCGCAGGCGGTGCAGGCGCGCGCCGCCAAACTGCCGCCGACGGTGCATATGAATCCGGTGTTGCTGAAGCCGGAGACCGACACCGGCGCGCAAGTGATCGTACAAGGCAAACGGTTCGGCCGGCTCGGCGCGCAGCACTTCCTCGACAAGAAAGCGGCGCTGCTGCCGCACGTACTCGACAGCTTCGCGAGGCTCGCACGCGAGGCCGACATCGTGCTGGTCGAAGGCGCCGGCTCGCCGGCTGAGATCAATCTCCGCGCCGGCGACATCGCCAATATGGGGTTCGCGCAGGCGGCGAACGTGCCGGTGGTGATTGCCGGCGACATCGAGCGTGGTGGCGTGATCGCCAGTCTGGCCGGCACGCATCTGGTGCTCGACGAGGCCGAGCGGGCGCTGGTAGCTGGTTATTTGATCAACAAATTCCGCGGCGACGTGCGGCTGTTCGATCATGGGCTGACGGCGATTACCGAGCTGACCGGCTGGCCGTTGCTTGGCGTGGTGCCGTGGCTGCCGTCGGCCGCACTGTTGCCGGCTGAGGACGCGGTCGATCTCGACCGGGCGCAAGCATCGACCGCCAAGCGCATCATCGCCGTGCCGATGCTGGCGCGGATTGCTAATTTCGACGATCTCGATCCGCTCGGTATGGAGCCGGGCGTCAAGCTGGTGTTCGTGCCGCCGGGCACGCCGATCCCGGCCGAGGCCGACGTGGTGATCATTCCCGGCAGCAAGTCGACGCTCGGCGATCTCGCGTTCCTGCGTGCACAGGGCTGGGATATCGATATCGCCGCGCATGTCCGCCGCGGCGGTCATCTGCTCGGGCTGTGCGGCGGCTATCAGATGCTCGGGCGCAGCATCGCCGATCCGGATGGCGTCGACGGCGCGTCCGGCACGGTCGAAGGGCTCGGTCTGCTCGACACCGTCACGATCATGCGGGGCGACAAGTCGACCACATTGGTCCACGGCGCTCATGTTGCGACCGGCGCACCGGTCGAAGGCTACGAGATTCATCTCGGCCGCACCGAGGGCCCTGATTGCGCGCGGCCGGTGGTGACGATCGACGGTCGGCCGGACGGTGCGATTTCGAGCGACGGCCGGGTGCAGGGCACCTATCTGCACGGCCTGTTTACGAACGATGAGTTCCGCCGTACTTGGCTTGCTGGTCTCGGCATCGCCTCGCAGCTCGCCTATGAGGCGCAAATCGAAGCCGCGTTGGAGGCCCTAGCCGATCATCTCGAAGCGCATCTCGATGTCGACCGGATGATCAGAATGGCGCGGAGCCGTCAGAGCACGAACGCCAGCGCCGCGTAGATCGCGGCCTGCAGCGCGCAAGCTGCAATCATCACCCGCAGCGCGCGCCCGATATCGGCCGGGGTTGCTTCGCTGCGCGCTTCAGCGTTGAGATAAGGATCGTCGGTGATCTTGCCGCCGTAGCTGCGCGGGCCGGCGAGCGCGACACCGATCGCCGCAGCCATCGCCGATTCCGGCCAGCCGGCATTCGGCGAACGATGCTTGCCGGCGTCGCGCCGCATCACGGCGATTGCTTGCTTGACCGAACCGCGGACGATCGGTGCCACCAGCGCGATCAGCAGGCCCGACAGCCGTGCCGGAATCAGATTCAGCACGTCGTCGAGTCGCGCCGCGGCCCAGCCGAACGACCGATGCAGCGGCGTCAGATGTCCGATCATCGAGTCGGCGGTGTTGATGGTCTTGTAGATCAGCAGACCCGGCAGCCCGAGCAGCGCCAGCCAGAACACCGGCGCGACCACGCCGTCGGAAAAATTCTCGGCGCTGGATTCGATTGCGGCGCGGCAGACACCGGCTTCGTCCAGCGTCTGCGGATCGCGGCCGACGATCAGCGACACTTTTTCGCGGGCTTCCTTCAGGCCACCGGACGCGAAGGCGTCGCGTACCCGTGCGACGTGGTCGTAAAGGCTGCGCTGCGCGATCAGCGTTGCGGCCAGCACGGCCGCGATCACCCAGCCGCCAGGCAACTGTCGCAGCGGCGCTTCGAGCAGCAGCCCGACCAGGCCGGCGACCGCGATCAGAAACAGCACTGCGACGATGCCGGCGCCTTTCTTGGTCGTTTCCGACCAATCGTCGCGGTTGAGCGTGCGGTCGAGCCAGCCGATCATCGTGCCGATCAGCACCACCGGATGTGCCAGCCGCTTCCACAGCCAATCGGGATCGCCAATCAGCGCATCAAGCACCAGCGCCACCACGACGATCAGCAGCGCGTGGGAATCCACCAACATGTCAAGGCTCCACGCGGATCAGTTCCTCGGTCAGCCGGTCGAGCGCGTCGGCGAGCATCGGCCCGCCGCACACCGTCAGCCGCTCCGGCACCGTAATGCGCTTCGACAGCGGATAGAAGCGCTGCAGCGCCGGATGCAGCACGAAGGCACGGCCTTCGTCCTCGGCGAAATCGCTGTCTTCCGAGATCAGCAGAAAGTCCGGCCGCAACGCAACCACCGCTTCCAGCGACGCGAAGCCGCCGCGCTGCAGGCCGAGGCCGCTCGCAGCATTGCGCAGCCCGACAGTGTCGAGCAGCGTACTGATCAGGCTGTCGCGCCCCGATACCCAACCGCGCCGCGCCAGCGGCAGCACGGTGAGCTTCGTTCGCGACGCGGCCTGTTTGGCGCGCGCCACCGCGGCGTCAATGCGAGCGATCGATGCGTCGGCCCGCTCAGGATGGCCCAGAAGATCGGCCATCTGCCGGATCTGCGCTTTGGACTCGTCGATCGTCTTCACCGAATCGAACTCGACGATGCGTTGGCCCATCTGCTTCAGAAGTTCGCGCGTCGCGCGTTTGGTGTATCGGCCGCCGACCACGAAGTCCGGCTTCAGCATCAGCACGTCTTCGGCTTCGCCGGATAATTGCGGAAATTGCGCTGCCTGTGCGGCAAGGAAGGAGCGATCGGCGTCGCGTGCGTAGGGGCTCAGGCCGAGGATCTGATCGGGATCGGCGAGCGTCAGCAGCAACTGATCGGTGCAGGCATTGATCGACACCACCTTGGGCGCAGCGGCTGCGCTCGCGTCAGTTGCGAGACTCGCAACTAACAGCATCATCAATCCGGCTAAAAAGCCGCCGAGCCTCTCGCGCTTTGGTCGCGATGGTGGCAAGACACGGTGATGAAGCACGGCGGCGATCTTACGGCGGCGATAGCGCGGCACGGCGGCGATGCTGCCGACTGGCTCGATCTCTCCACTGGCATCAATCCGCGTCCCTGGCCGATCCCAGACGTTGCCGCGGATGCTTGGGAGCGTCTGCCGTCGCATACCGACGAGACTGCGCTGTACGATGCCGCGCGCCAAGCCTACGAGGTGCCGGAGGAGTCCGGCATCGTCGCTGCCGCCGGCACGCAGGCGCTGATTCAATGGCTGCCGTATCTCG from Rhodopseudomonas palustris carries:
- the cobO gene encoding cob(I)yrinic acid a,c-diamide adenosyltransferase, with translation MTDPLPARDENVRHAEKAKKRKAAHDKKLQGMTDSKGLIIVHTGTGKGKTSAALGMVFRHIGHGMPVGVVHFTKSEKWNTGEAKLLAKFPELATLHIMGEGFTWETQDRERDIAAARAGWERAKELIRDDRHRMVLLDELNIVLRYDYLPIEEIVAVLLDEKPADKHVVITGRNAHPALIEIADLVTDMTLVKHPFRTGVKAQKGVEF
- a CDS encoding cobyric acid synthase is translated as MTQVTPALMIQGTCSNAGKSTLVAGLCRALVRRGLKVAPFKPQNMSNNAAVTVDGGEIGRAQAVQARAAKLPPTVHMNPVLLKPETDTGAQVIVQGKRFGRLGAQHFLDKKAALLPHVLDSFARLAREADIVLVEGAGSPAEINLRAGDIANMGFAQAANVPVVIAGDIERGGVIASLAGTHLVLDEAERALVAGYLINKFRGDVRLFDHGLTAITELTGWPLLGVVPWLPSAALLPAEDAVDLDRAQASTAKRIIAVPMLARIANFDDLDPLGMEPGVKLVFVPPGTPIPAEADVVIIPGSKSTLGDLAFLRAQGWDIDIAAHVRRGGHLLGLCGGYQMLGRSIADPDGVDGASGTVEGLGLLDTVTIMRGDKSTTLVHGAHVATGAPVEGYEIHLGRTEGPDCARPVVTIDGRPDGAISSDGRVQGTYLHGLFTNDEFRRTWLAGLGIASQLAYEAQIEAALEALADHLEAHLDVDRMIRMARSRQSTNASAA
- the cbiB gene encoding adenosylcobinamide-phosphate synthase CbiB yields the protein MLVDSHALLIVVVALVLDALIGDPDWLWKRLAHPVVLIGTMIGWLDRTLNRDDWSETTKKGAGIVAVLFLIAVAGLVGLLLEAPLRQLPGGWVIAAVLAATLIAQRSLYDHVARVRDAFASGGLKEAREKVSLIVGRDPQTLDEAGVCRAAIESSAENFSDGVVAPVFWLALLGLPGLLIYKTINTADSMIGHLTPLHRSFGWAAARLDDVLNLIPARLSGLLIALVAPIVRGSVKQAIAVMRRDAGKHRSPNAGWPESAMAAAIGVALAGPRSYGGKITDDPYLNAEARSEATPADIGRALRVMIAACALQAAIYAALAFVL
- a CDS encoding ABC transporter substrate-binding protein translates to MMLLVASLATDASAAAAPKVVSINACTDQLLLTLADPDQILGLSPYARDADRSFLAAQAAQFPQLSGEAEDVLMLKPDFVVGGRYTKRATRELLKQMGQRIVEFDSVKTIDESKAQIRQMADLLGHPERADASIARIDAAVARAKQAASRTKLTVLPLARRGWVSGRDSLISTLLDTVGLRNAASGLGLQRGGFASLEAVVALRPDFLLISEDSDFAEDEGRAFVLHPALQRFYPLSKRITVPERLTVCGGPMLADALDRLTEELIRVEP